The Punica granatum isolate Tunisia-2019 chromosome 4, ASM765513v2, whole genome shotgun sequence genome has a window encoding:
- the LOC116203886 gene encoding phosphomevalonate kinase, peroxisomal: MAAAVVASAPGKVLITGGYLVLDRPNAGLVLSTNARFYAIVKPLYDEIKPDSWAWSWTDVKLTSPQLSRESMYKLSLKQLTLQPISSSESRNPFVEQAVQYAVAAAHAKFNENKKDALHKLLLQGLDITILGCNDFYSYRNHIEAKGLPLTPDTLAALPPFASITFNAEESNGENCKPEVAKTGLGSSAAMTAAVVAALLHYLGVVDLSSLQSLGNKESVDLDTVHMIAQTAHCIAQGKVGSGFDVSSAVYGSQRYVRFSPHVISSAQVAIEGMPLQDIIVDILNGKWDHEITQFSLPPLMTLLLGEPGTGGSSTPSMVGAVKKWQKLNPQNSLETWKKLSEANSILEKQFNLLSKLAEEQWDVYKHVIDSCSRLKAEKWLELAKEPKDEAVVKALSGARRAMLSIRHYMWLMGEAAGVPIEPETQTRLLDATMGMEGVLLAGVPGAGGFDAVFAVTLGESKHNLTKAWSSLNVLALLVGEDPRGVSLESADPRTQEITSKVSSIHIK; this comes from the exons ATGGCAGCAGCTGT TGTCGCTTCGGCTCCTGGCAAGGTCTTGATTACGGGTGGTTACCTCGTCTTGGATAGACCAAATGCAGGGCTTGTTCTTAGCACCAATGCTCGGTTCTATGCCATCGTGAAGCCTCTCTACGATGAAATCAAACCTGACAGCTGGGCTTGG TCTTGGACTGATGTGAAGTTGACTTCGCCTCAACTGTCCAGAGAAAGCATGTACAAGCTGTCACTAAAGCAGCTCACTCTCCAGCCAATCTCTTCAAG TGAATCAAGGAATCCTTTTGTGGAACAAGCTGTACAGTATGCTGTTGCAGCTGCTCATGCAAAATTCAACGAGAACAAGAAAGATGCACTTCACAAACTACTCTTGCAGG GCCTTGACATCACAATCTTGGGTTGCAATGACTTCTATTCTTATCGGAATCAT ATTGAAGCAAAAGGACTTCCTTTGACACCCGATACATTGGCTGCACTTCCTCCTTTTGCATCAATTACCTTCAATGCCGAGGAATCAAACGGAGAAAACTGCAAGCCTGAAGTTGCGAAAACTGGGCTAGGTTCATCTGCAGCAATGACTGCAGCTGTAGTTGCTGCTCTACTTCATTACCTTGGAGTTGTGGATCTCTCCTCATTACAATCCCTAGGAAACAAGGAATCCGTTGATCTCGATACAGTCCATATGATCGCTCAAACAGCTCACTGCATTGCACAAGGGAAAGTCGGAAGTGGGTTTGATGTCAGTTCTGCAGTTTATGGGAGTCAGAGATATGTCCGGTTTTCACCGCATGTGATTTCATCTGCTCAG GTTGCTATAGAAGGAATGCCACTGCAAGATATTATCGTCGACATCTTAAATGGAAAGTGGGATCATGAGATTACTCAGTTTTCGCTGCCACCGCTCATGACTCTC TTACTGGGAGAACCTGGGACGGGAGGATCGTCCACACCCTCAATGGTTGGCGCTGTGAAGAAGTGGCAGAAATTGAATCCTCAGAATTCCCTTGAGACATGGAAAAAGTTGTCGGAGGCAAATTCTATTCTTGAGAAgcaatttaatttattgagCAAATTAGCTGAAGAGCAGTGGGATGTATACAAGCACGTAATAGACAGCTGCAGCCGGCTTAAAGCAGAGAAG TGGCTTGAGCTTGCTAAGGAACCCAAGGACGAAGCTGTCGTTAAAGCTCTCTCAGGAGCAAGACGTGCTATGCTCTCGATTAGACATTATATGTGGCTGATGGGAGAGGCTGCAGGTGTTCCT ATCGAACCCGAAACACAAACACGGCTTTTGGATGCCACGATGGGAATGGAAGGAGTTCTACTAGCTGGAGTCCCTGGGGCTGGCGGGTTCGATGCAGTCTTCGCTGTGACCTTAGGAGAGTCGAAGCACAACTTGACTAAAGCATGGAGTTCGCTCAATGTTTTGGCATTACTAGTCGGAGAAGATCCAAGAGGAGTCTCTTTAGAATCTGCGGATCCAAGAACCCAGGAAATCACATCGAAGGTCTCATCTATTCATATCAAATAG
- the LOC116203885 gene encoding pentatricopeptide repeat-containing protein At1g31920 yields MISTPVQPPHVLLPPKEQIPEFSSKSSEQECLSLLKRCKNLEEFKQVHAKVLKWGLSCNSFCASNLLASCALSEWGSIEYACSIFRQIQDPQVFDYNTMIKAHVKALNFEDALASYVEMLETGVEPDNFTYPALLKACAQLRTLDEGMQIHGNVIKFGLECDVYVQNSLISFYGKCKKIGSACSVFEHMEDKSVASWSAIIAAHASLGLWNECLMLFGQMNRLGFWRAEESILVSVLSACTHLGFLDSGRSTHGALLRNMPELNVIVQTSLIDMYVKCGRLDKGLSLFRNMKRKNHMSYSVMISGLAMHGRGRKALTLFSEMLEEGLKPDEAVYVGVLNACSHAGLFNEGLSFFEEMRSEHGIDPTVRHYGCVVDLLGRAGKVCEALELAKSMPIEPNEVIWRSLLSACKVYGELEIGEIAANEIFKLDPEKHNLGDYLALSHLYAQAQRWDDVARVWSEMAKRGISQKPGFSSVEVNRRTHRFVSQDMNPAQCKGVYEMIHQMEWQLKFEGYLPDTSQVSINDDEEEKRERLKGHSQKLAIAFALIHTSQGSLIRITRNVRMCSDCHTYTKYITVIYGREITVRDRNRFHHFKDGTCSCGDYW; encoded by the coding sequence ATGATTAGCACGCCAGTCCAGCCACCCCATGTCCTGCTGCCCCCAAAAGAACAAATCCCAGAATTCAGTTCCAAGTCCAGTGAACAGGAGTGCTTGTCCTTGCTGAAGAGATGCAAGAACCTGGAGGAATTCAAACAGGTCCATGCCAAGGTACTGAAGTGGGGCTTATCCTGCAACTCGTTCTGCGCGAGCAATCTCTTGGCCTCCTGCGCCCTCTCGGAGTGGGGCAGCATCGAGTACGCTTGCTCGATTTTCCGGCAGATTCAGGATCCGCAGGTGTTCGACTACAACACAATGATTAAGGCTCACGTTAAAGCTCTGAACTTTGAGGATGCTTTGGCCTCCTATGTTGAGATGCTCGAGACAGGAGTTGAGCCTGATAACTTCACCTATCCTGCTCTACTCAAAGCTTGTGCCCAGTTACGGACACTTGACGAAGGAATGCAAATTCATGGGAATGTGATCAAGTTCGGGCTCGAATGTGATGTTTATGTACAGAACAGCTTGATAAGCTTCTATGGGAAGTGCAAGAAGATCGGGTCGGCTTGTTCGGTTTTTGAGCATATGGAGGATAAGAGTGTAGCATCTTGGAGTGCTATCATAGCGGCTCATGCTAGTTTAGGGCTGTGGAATGAGTGCTTAATGCTCTTCGGGCAGATGAATCGGCTCGGGTTTTGGAGGGCTGAGGAGAGCATTCTAGTCAGTGTTCTTTCTGCTTGTACCCATTTGGGTTTTCTTGATTCGGGAAGATCGACACATGGAGCATTATTGAGAAACATGCCTGAGCTCAATGTAATTGTGCAGACATCCTTAATTGACATGTATGTGAAGTGTGGACGTTTGGATAagggtctctctctcttcaggAACATGAAAAGAAAGAACCATATGTCTTACTCTGTCATGATCTCAGGCCTTGCGATGCATGGGCGAGGTCGAAAAGCTCTGACTCTCTTCTCGGAGATGCTCGAGGAAGGGCTTAAGCCTGACGAAGCTGTCTATGTTGGGGTTTTGAATGCTTGCAGTCATGCCGGGCTCTTCAACGAGGGACTAAGTTTCTTTGAGGAGATGAGATCTGAGCACGGGATTGATCCAACAGTTCGGCATTACGGGTGTGTGGTCGATCTCTTGGGTCGGGCTGGAAAGGTTTGTGAGGCCCTAGAGCTTGCCAAAAGCATGCCCATCGAGCCAAATGAAGTCATATGGCGGAGCCTCCTGAGTGCTTGCAAGGTCTATGGAGAGCTGGAAATCGGGGAGATTGCAGCTAATGAGATATTCAAGCTTGACCCAGAGAAGCACAATCTTGGTGATTACCTGGCACTCTCGCATTTGTATGCACAAGCTCAGAGGTGGGACGACGTTGCCAGGGTTTGGTCGGAAATGGCCAAACGGGGGATCTCCCAGAAGCCCGGTTTTAGCTCCGTCGAGGTGAACAGAAGGACTCATAGATTCGTGTCACAGGATATGAACCCAGCCCAATGTAAAGGAGTTTATGAGATGATTCATCAGATGGAGTGGCAACTGAAGTTTGAAGGCTACCTACCTGATACATCGCAGGTGTCGATCAATGACGATGAAGAAGAGAAGCGGGAGAGATTGAAAGGTCACTCTCAGAAACTCGCAATAGCTTTTGCACTTATTCATACATCTCAGGGTTCTCTCATTAGGATCACTAGGAATGTGAGGATGTGCAGTGACTGTCACACTTACACTAAGTACATAACAGTGATCTATGGAAGAGAGATTACTGTACGGGATCGAAACAGGTTCCACCATTTTAAAGATGGGACTTGCTCTTGTGGAGATTACTGGTGA